The following proteins are encoded in a genomic region of Struthio camelus isolate bStrCam1 chromosome 3, bStrCam1.hap1, whole genome shotgun sequence:
- the GGPS1 gene encoding geranylgeranyl pyrophosphate synthase isoform X4, protein MDGMDETSKRILLEPYQYLLQLPGKQVRTKLSQAFNHWLNVPEDKIQVIIEVTEMLHNASLLVDDIEDNSKLRRGFPVAHSIYGIPSVINCANYVYFLGLEKVLTLDHPDAVKVFTRQLLELHKGQGLDIYWRDTYTCPTEAEYKAMVLQKTGGLFGLAVGLMQLFSNYKKDLKPLLNTLGLFFQIRDDYANLHSKEYSENKSFCEDLTEGKFSFPTIHAIWSRPESTQVQNILRQRTENIDIKKYCVHYLENVGSFEYTRNTLKELESEAYKQIELLGGNPELVALVEHLSKMFKENEN, encoded by the exons GTAAGCAAGTGAGAACCAAACTGTCACAGGCTTTTAATCACTGGCTGAATGTTCCAGAAGATAAAATACAG GTTATCATTGAAGTGACAGAGATGTTGCACAATGCAAGCCTACTTGTGGATGATATTGAAGATAACTCAAAGCTGCGACGAGGCTTTCCAGTGGCACACAGTATCTATGGAATTCCATCAGTAATCAACTGTGCTAATTATGTGTATTTCCTTGGCTTAGAGAAGGTTTTAACCCTTGATCACCCAGATGCTGTTAAAGTTTTTACCCGTCAGCTACTGGAGCTCCATAAAGGTCAAGGCTTGGATATTTACTGGAGGGATACTTACACATGTCCTACGGAAGCTGAATATAAAGCTATGGTACTGCAAAAGACAGGTGGTCTATTTGGATTAGCTGTAGGCCTCATGCAGCTCTTTTCAAACTATAAAAAAGACTTAAAACCACTTCTTAACACACTTGGTCTCTTCTTCCAAATAAGGGATGACTATGCCAACTTGCACTCCAAAGAATATAGCGAGAACAAGAGTTTTTGTGAAGACTTAACTGAGGGCAAGTTCTCATTTCCAACTATTCATGCAATTTGGTCAAGACCTGAAAGTACTCAGGTGCAAAACATCTTACGTCAAAGGACAGAGAACATAGATATAAAAAAATACTGTGTTCATTATCTTGAAAACGTGGGTTCCTTTGAGTACACTCGGAATACACTGAAAGAGCTTGAATCTGAAGCCTATAAACAAATTGAATTACTTGGAGGAAACCCTGAGCTTGTAGCACTAGTTGAACACTTGAGCAAAATgtttaaggaaaatgaaaattag
- the GGPS1 gene encoding geranylgeranyl pyrophosphate synthase isoform X5: MLHNASLLVDDIEDNSKLRRGFPVAHSIYGIPSVINCANYVYFLGLEKVLTLDHPDAVKVFTRQLLELHKGQGLDIYWRDTYTCPTEAEYKAMVLQKTGGLFGLAVGLMQLFSNYKKDLKPLLNTLGLFFQIRDDYANLHSKEYSENKSFCEDLTEGKFSFPTIHAIWSRPESTQVQNILRQRTENIDIKKYCVHYLENVGSFEYTRNTLKELESEAYKQIELLGGNPELVALVEHLSKMFKENEN; the protein is encoded by the coding sequence ATGTTGCACAATGCAAGCCTACTTGTGGATGATATTGAAGATAACTCAAAGCTGCGACGAGGCTTTCCAGTGGCACACAGTATCTATGGAATTCCATCAGTAATCAACTGTGCTAATTATGTGTATTTCCTTGGCTTAGAGAAGGTTTTAACCCTTGATCACCCAGATGCTGTTAAAGTTTTTACCCGTCAGCTACTGGAGCTCCATAAAGGTCAAGGCTTGGATATTTACTGGAGGGATACTTACACATGTCCTACGGAAGCTGAATATAAAGCTATGGTACTGCAAAAGACAGGTGGTCTATTTGGATTAGCTGTAGGCCTCATGCAGCTCTTTTCAAACTATAAAAAAGACTTAAAACCACTTCTTAACACACTTGGTCTCTTCTTCCAAATAAGGGATGACTATGCCAACTTGCACTCCAAAGAATATAGCGAGAACAAGAGTTTTTGTGAAGACTTAACTGAGGGCAAGTTCTCATTTCCAACTATTCATGCAATTTGGTCAAGACCTGAAAGTACTCAGGTGCAAAACATCTTACGTCAAAGGACAGAGAACATAGATATAAAAAAATACTGTGTTCATTATCTTGAAAACGTGGGTTCCTTTGAGTACACTCGGAATACACTGAAAGAGCTTGAATCTGAAGCCTATAAACAAATTGAATTACTTGGAGGAAACCCTGAGCTTGTAGCACTAGTTGAACACTTGAGCAAAATgtttaaggaaaatgaaaattag